Proteins found in one Chionomys nivalis chromosome 15, mChiNiv1.1, whole genome shotgun sequence genomic segment:
- the LOC130887418 gene encoding mitochondrial import inner membrane translocase subunit Tim23, giving the protein MEGGGGSGNKTTGGLAGFFGAGGAGYSHADLAGVPLTGMNPLSPYLNVDPRYLVQDTDEFILPTGANKTRGRFELAFFTIGGCCMTGAAFGAMNGLRLGLKETQSMAWSKPRNVQILNMVTRQGALWANTLGSLALLYSAFGVIIEKTRGAEDDLNTIAAGTMTGMLYKCTGGLRGMARGGLAGLTLTSLYALYHNWEHMKGSLLQQSL; this is encoded by the coding sequence ATGGAGGGTGGCGGGGGAAGTGGCAACAAAACCACCGGCGGGTTGGCCGGCTTCTTCGGAGCGGGAGGAGCGGGTTACTCGCACGCTGATTTGGCCGGCGTTCCGCTAACTGGTATGAACCCCCTGTCTCCGTATTTAAATGTGGATCCACGCTATCTTGTTCAGGATACTGATGAGTTCATTTTGCCAACCGGCGCTAACAAAACCCGAGGCAGATTTGAGCTAGCTTTCTTTACCATTGGAGGATGTTGCATGACAGGGGCTGCATTTGGGGCGATGAACGGTCTTCGGCTAGGATTGAAGGAAACCCAGAGCATGGCCTGGTCCAAACCAAGAAATGTACAGATTTTGAATATGGTGACTAGGCAAGGGGCACTTTGGGCTAATACTCTAGGTTCCCTGGCCTTGCTCTATAGTGCATTTGGTGTTATCATTGAGAAAACACGGGGTGCAGAAGATGACCTCAACACAATAGCAGCCGGAACCATGACGGGaatgttgtataaatgtacaGGTGGTCTTCGAGGAATGGCACGCGGTGGCCTGGCAGGACTGACACTCACCAGTCTCTATGCGCTGTATCACAACTGGGAGCACATGAAAGGGTCCCTGCTCCAACAATCACTCTGA